One genomic segment of Amycolatopsis sp. WQ 127309 includes these proteins:
- a CDS encoding carboxymuconolactone decarboxylase family protein, which produces MPRIAAKKTTEAGPLLKLFYRVAGRKYGAVPEPMAVAAHHPGLLRANAVHELMVQRASKKLPANVRELAVYRVATRIGCSWCVDFGTMLQKHDGLDVERLKAIDGYATSPAFSPQERLAIAYADAMSAERVTVTDEQVAELVREFGRDGVIELTYQIGLENSRARMNSALGVVEQGFTSGDACRVPLP; this is translated from the coding sequence ATGCCCCGCATCGCCGCGAAGAAGACCACCGAAGCCGGCCCGCTGCTCAAGCTCTTCTACCGCGTCGCCGGCCGGAAGTACGGCGCCGTGCCCGAACCGATGGCCGTCGCCGCGCACCACCCCGGGCTGCTGCGCGCGAACGCGGTGCACGAGCTGATGGTGCAACGCGCGTCGAAGAAGCTGCCGGCGAACGTGCGCGAACTGGCCGTCTACCGCGTCGCCACCCGGATCGGCTGCTCGTGGTGCGTCGACTTCGGCACCATGCTGCAGAAGCACGACGGCCTGGACGTCGAACGCCTGAAGGCGATCGACGGCTACGCGACGTCGCCCGCGTTCAGCCCCCAGGAGCGGCTCGCGATCGCCTACGCCGACGCGATGTCCGCCGAGCGGGTCACGGTGACCGACGAGCAGGTCGCCGAGCTGGTGCGCGAGTTCGGCCGTGACGGCGTCATCGAGCTGACCTACCAGATCGGCCTGGAGAACTCCCGTGCCCGGATGAACAGCGCGCTCGGCGTCGTCGAGCAGGGCTTCACCTCGGGCGACGCCTGCCGGGTCCCGCTCCCGTAG
- a CDS encoding carboxymuconolactone decarboxylase family protein, with product MTTAAAPTSLERLAALDPAFAQLAGATAKFVRAIPELTDREKTFLCVTADVCQGSLGLAFTAHVRAGLAAGVSTSDIRELLRFVSYDCGYPAATAGVERITELEAELGLPHPDVETLAAELVSTGPDAAPSPLPDAVRARLSELDPHFAAYFDLQSRMRTGHGPGTLTERERGLVSMSVDVCYQTLADTFRIHVGRARRGGATAEDVRAALRFLAQFGVTRAWHAWEALNAMD from the coding sequence TTGACCACCGCTGCCGCACCCACGAGCCTCGAGCGGCTCGCCGCGCTCGACCCCGCCTTCGCGCAACTGGCCGGCGCCACCGCGAAGTTCGTCCGGGCGATCCCGGAGCTGACCGACCGCGAGAAGACCTTCCTGTGCGTCACGGCCGACGTCTGCCAGGGCAGCCTGGGCCTGGCGTTCACCGCGCACGTGCGGGCCGGCCTGGCCGCCGGGGTGTCCACTTCGGACATCCGGGAGCTGCTGCGCTTCGTCTCGTACGACTGCGGTTACCCCGCCGCGACCGCGGGCGTCGAGCGGATCACCGAGCTCGAAGCCGAGCTGGGCCTCCCGCATCCGGACGTCGAAACCCTGGCCGCCGAGCTGGTCTCGACCGGCCCGGACGCCGCGCCGAGCCCGCTCCCGGACGCGGTGCGCGCCCGGCTGAGCGAGCTGGACCCGCACTTCGCCGCGTACTTCGACCTGCAGTCGCGGATGCGGACCGGGCACGGCCCCGGCACGCTCACCGAGCGGGAGCGCGGCCTGGTCAGCATGAGCGTCGACGTCTGCTACCAGACGCTCGCCGACACGTTCCGCATCCACGTCGGCCGGGCGCGGCGGGGCGGCGCGACGGCGGAAGACGTCCGCGCCGCGCTGCGGTTCCTGGCGCAGTTCGGCGTCACGAGGGCTTGGCACGCCTGGGAAGCGCTGAACGCGATGGACTGA
- a CDS encoding TetR/AcrR family transcriptional regulator — protein MTETRRRPNARGKGELLREEIVTAAVGMLDELADDEALSLRAVARAVSIAATSVYLHFPDRDALVLAAMQRCHEELVRTGDDAYAAAPDPAAALRARILTQAAWAREHPGLYKVLHESKVHRRLGMPFKEVMVARTVDGVRACMDAGLAPADDPVTVAIDLRTAVNGMLAQRINEPDLPWSPAVEQVDRFLAKLVGLPCVP, from the coding sequence ATGACCGAGACCCGCCGCCGTCCCAACGCCCGCGGCAAGGGCGAACTGCTGCGCGAGGAGATCGTCACGGCCGCCGTCGGGATGCTCGACGAGCTGGCCGACGACGAGGCGCTCTCGCTGCGGGCCGTCGCGCGCGCAGTGTCGATCGCGGCGACGTCGGTCTACCTGCACTTCCCGGACCGCGACGCGCTGGTCCTGGCCGCCATGCAGCGCTGCCACGAGGAGCTGGTGCGGACCGGCGACGACGCCTACGCGGCGGCGCCGGACCCGGCGGCCGCGTTGCGCGCGCGGATCCTCACGCAGGCCGCGTGGGCGCGCGAGCACCCCGGGCTCTACAAGGTGCTGCACGAGAGCAAGGTCCACCGGCGGCTCGGGATGCCGTTCAAGGAGGTCATGGTCGCCCGCACGGTCGACGGTGTGCGGGCGTGCATGGACGCCGGCCTGGCCCCCGCGGACGACCCGGTGACGGTCGCCATCGATCTGCGCACCGCCGTCAACGGCATGCTGGCGCAACGGATCAACGAGCCCGACCTGCCGTGGTCGCCCGCGGTCGAGCAGGTCGACCGGTTCCTGGCGAAGCTGGTCGGCCTCCCTTGTGTTCCGTGA
- a CDS encoding VOC family protein, translating to MSQDDQTVIPRMVVRDLVAAVAFLRTVFGATGELESGRPADLRIGGSRVLVSAEGERELFPAFLYVYVADADATYRRALDCGAASLEEPANTPYGDRRAMIRDPFGNVFQIAHARD from the coding sequence ATGAGCCAGGACGACCAGACGGTGATCCCGCGGATGGTGGTGCGCGATCTCGTCGCCGCCGTCGCGTTCCTGCGCACGGTGTTCGGCGCGACCGGTGAGCTGGAGAGCGGCCGCCCCGCCGACCTCCGCATCGGCGGCTCGCGCGTCCTGGTCTCCGCCGAGGGCGAGCGGGAGCTGTTCCCCGCGTTCCTGTACGTGTACGTGGCCGACGCGGACGCGACGTACCGCCGGGCCCTCGACTGCGGCGCGGCGAGCCTGGAGGAACCGGCGAACACCCCGTACGGCGACCGCCGGGCGATGATCCGCGACCCGTTCGGCAACGTCTTCCAGATCGCCCACGCGCGCGACTGA
- a CDS encoding serine/threonine-protein kinase, whose amino-acid sequence MTSEFGPYRIERLIARGGMGEVLRARDTRLDRVVALKVLSPHLAADQDFRERFRREAHSAARLREPHIVPIHSFGEIDGRLYLDMQLIEGEDLATRLSTRGPLDPAEAVDVVGQIAQALTAAHAEGLVHRDVKPSNIIIGPSGFAYLVDFGIARSQEAATGLTGTGAAIGTLDYMAPERFTGARPDQRVDVYALACVLHQCLTATKPFAATTAASLLNAHLNQAPPRPSLLRPGTPAALDDVVARGMAKSPDDRYPTAAALAAGARAALGAPRGFPAPPAETRTFTRVGPAAAPGRKAALAVALTVVLLSGVGAMIALPGLTSRTPSTPTSVQIAAPAAPRTSTPAADTTVPTAQESRPSPGDLSGFVVHYYGLMPDTGSGWELIGPNLRLRTRDSYDKFWSKFSGAEVVGTPAVADSTVTARVRFHYRDGRADVTETHVLGVAMWEGHLCVDSDSVTRNH is encoded by the coding sequence GTGACCTCGGAATTCGGGCCGTACCGGATCGAACGGCTGATCGCGCGCGGCGGGATGGGCGAAGTGCTGCGCGCCCGCGACACCCGGCTCGACCGGGTCGTGGCGTTGAAAGTGCTCTCGCCGCACCTCGCCGCCGATCAGGACTTTCGCGAACGCTTCCGCCGCGAAGCCCATTCGGCGGCCCGGCTGCGCGAGCCCCACATCGTGCCGATTCACTCGTTCGGGGAGATCGACGGCCGGCTCTACCTGGACATGCAGCTCATCGAGGGCGAAGACCTGGCGACGCGGCTGAGCACCCGCGGGCCGCTGGACCCCGCCGAAGCCGTCGACGTCGTCGGCCAGATCGCGCAGGCCCTCACGGCCGCGCACGCCGAGGGCCTGGTCCACCGGGACGTCAAGCCGTCGAACATCATCATCGGCCCCAGCGGGTTCGCCTACCTCGTGGACTTCGGGATCGCCCGGTCGCAGGAAGCCGCGACCGGGCTGACCGGCACGGGCGCGGCGATCGGCACGCTCGACTACATGGCGCCCGAACGGTTCACCGGCGCCCGGCCCGACCAGCGCGTCGACGTCTATGCCCTGGCCTGCGTCCTGCACCAGTGCCTGACCGCGACCAAGCCGTTCGCCGCGACGACCGCGGCGTCCCTGCTGAACGCCCACCTGAACCAGGCCCCGCCCCGCCCGAGCCTGCTGCGCCCGGGCACGCCCGCGGCGCTCGACGACGTGGTGGCGCGAGGCATGGCGAAGAGCCCGGACGACCGCTACCCCACCGCCGCGGCGCTCGCGGCGGGGGCGCGTGCCGCGCTGGGCGCACCTCGTGGTTTCCCCGCTCCACCCGCCGAAACCCGGACGTTCACCCGGGTCGGACCGGCGGCCGCACCGGGGCGCAAAGCGGCACTGGCGGTCGCGCTGACCGTCGTCCTGCTCAGCGGAGTGGGAGCCATGATCGCGTTGCCGGGCTTGACATCGCGGACGCCGTCGACGCCGACGTCGGTTCAGATCGCCGCGCCCGCCGCGCCCCGGACGTCCACTCCGGCAGCGGACACCACGGTGCCGACGGCTCAGGAGAGCCGGCCGTCCCCCGGCGACCTCTCCGGGTTCGTCGTCCACTACTACGGGCTGATGCCGGACACCGGCTCCGGCTGGGAGCTGATCGGCCCCAACCTGCGCCTGCGGACCCGGGACAGCTACGACAAGTTCTGGAGCAAGTTCAGCGGCGCGGAGGTCGTCGGCACGCCGGCCGTCGCGGACAGCACGGTGACCGCGCGCGTCCGGTTCCACTACCGCGACGGGCGCGCGGACGTCACCGAAACGCACGTCCTCGGCGTCGCGATGTGGGAGGGCCACCTGTGCGTCGACTCGGATTCGGTGACCCGGAACCACTGA
- a CDS encoding DinB family protein: protein MTIVDEQGRAEPPVDADEAGTLLGFLEYHRATLAWKSAGLGEAGLRATVGPSPLTLGGMLKHLSYVEDHWFSRILSGNERAEPWNSVDWTASPDWDWDSAAEDTPEQLREMWESTVARSRELVAKAMENGDLAQPAVRGWPDGRKPNLRWILVHMVEEYSRHNGHADLIRESVDGSTGE from the coding sequence ATGACCATCGTGGACGAGCAGGGCCGGGCCGAACCGCCGGTCGACGCCGACGAAGCCGGGACCCTGCTGGGGTTCCTCGAGTACCACCGCGCGACGCTGGCGTGGAAGAGCGCGGGCCTGGGCGAGGCGGGCCTGCGCGCGACCGTCGGCCCGTCCCCGCTGACCCTCGGCGGGATGCTCAAGCACCTGTCCTACGTGGAGGACCACTGGTTCTCCCGCATCCTGTCCGGCAACGAGCGGGCGGAACCGTGGAACTCGGTCGACTGGACCGCAAGCCCGGACTGGGACTGGGATTCCGCCGCGGAAGACACCCCGGAGCAGCTCCGCGAGATGTGGGAGTCGACGGTCGCCCGCTCGCGCGAGCTGGTCGCGAAGGCGATGGAGAACGGCGACCTCGCGCAGCCGGCCGTCCGCGGCTGGCCGGACGGCCGCAAGCCGAACCTGCGCTGGATCCTGGTCCACATGGTGGAGGAGTACAGCCGCCACAACGGCCACGCGGACCTCATCCGCGAGTCGGTGGACGGCAGCACCGGCGAGTAG
- a CDS encoding alpha/beta fold hydrolase → MAEFVLVAGAWLGSWAWSEVVPELTAAGHGAHPVTLSGVAEKSAVPAGQAIHVQDIVDVVEGADLREVVVVGHSYSGIPAGQAAERIGDRLARAVFVDSNVPADGESFTSVWSEAQVAALTERGFWPPLTAEDYAGQGLSDAEIARIVGGSTPHPAASLTEPAVLSRPLGELPATYVKCLLDGDTPSPDVVELLKSDRWNLVELNTGHWPMFSQPKELATILLDAVKA, encoded by the coding sequence ATGGCTGAATTCGTACTCGTAGCAGGTGCTTGGCTCGGCTCGTGGGCGTGGAGCGAGGTGGTGCCGGAGCTCACGGCGGCCGGGCACGGCGCCCACCCCGTGACGCTGTCCGGCGTCGCCGAGAAGAGCGCGGTGCCCGCCGGGCAGGCGATCCACGTCCAGGACATCGTGGACGTCGTCGAGGGCGCGGACCTGCGTGAGGTCGTGGTGGTGGGGCACAGCTACTCGGGCATCCCGGCCGGGCAGGCGGCCGAGCGGATCGGCGACCGGCTGGCGCGCGCGGTGTTCGTCGACTCCAACGTGCCGGCCGATGGCGAGTCGTTCACGTCCGTCTGGTCCGAGGCCCAGGTGGCCGCCCTCACCGAACGCGGCTTCTGGCCACCCCTGACCGCGGAAGACTATGCGGGACAAGGCCTTTCCGACGCCGAGATCGCCCGCATCGTCGGCGGCTCGACCCCGCACCCGGCGGCGTCGCTCACCGAACCGGCCGTCCTGAGCCGGCCACTGGGCGAGCTACCGGCGACCTACGTCAAGTGCCTGCTCGACGGCGACACGCCGAGCCCGGACGTCGTCGAGCTGCTCAAGAGCGACCGGTGGAACCTGGTGGAGCTGAACACGGGTCACTGGCCGATGTTCTCGCAACCGAAGGAGCTCGCGACGATCCTGCTCGACGCCGTGAAGGCCTGA
- a CDS encoding glycosyl transferase, protein MGGFLLFTILLYNGLWFDLKRGYLWNGASDQSQWEWYSTVVAKSVLHFQNPFTTDLQNYPYGVNMAANAAMFGLNIPLAPITLTFGATLTWAIVLTAGLAGTAIGWYWVFSRHLVPNRTAAAIGAAFCGFAPPMISHGNAHPNFVVLFVLPFIALKAFQIARDERPVRNGVVLGLLVAWQILLGEEPLAIFGLTFLVFVIAYLVPHRAEVRGMLAPLAKGVGLGAVVALLIAGFPLYWQFFGPQSFHSLLHGPAGNDTAAFTRFATQSIAGWPESAADVSMNRTEENAFFGWPLIVLVVVLTIWLWRDVVARALAITTYVLAFLSLGVEITVAHQDTGIPGLWKWLGQLPLLDSLLESRLAMGCIPAVGGLLAIATHRVWTAAAEQPEPLDGKQRFPLRLVWVGAVVAVLLPIAPTELVTHERPLSPPFFADGIWRQYIAPGGSLVPVPLPSTGEAEPLHWQVDAGLGYPMPEGYFVGPTSAEDRSGRYGAVPLPTSDLFAEVERTGQTAEVTEADRTQALVDLRKWNADVLVVGPRQNQEALKSTVELLLRKPAEFVGGVWVWDVRALTA, encoded by the coding sequence ATGGGCGGGTTCCTGCTCTTCACGATCCTGCTCTACAACGGCTTGTGGTTCGACCTCAAGCGCGGCTACCTGTGGAACGGCGCGTCGGACCAGAGCCAGTGGGAGTGGTACTCGACGGTCGTCGCGAAGTCCGTCCTGCACTTCCAGAACCCGTTCACCACGGACCTGCAGAACTACCCGTACGGCGTGAACATGGCGGCGAACGCGGCGATGTTCGGCCTGAACATCCCGCTCGCCCCGATCACGCTGACCTTCGGCGCCACGCTGACCTGGGCGATCGTGCTGACGGCCGGGCTCGCCGGCACCGCGATCGGCTGGTACTGGGTGTTTTCCCGGCACCTGGTGCCCAACCGCACGGCCGCCGCGATCGGCGCCGCGTTCTGCGGGTTCGCCCCGCCGATGATCTCGCACGGCAACGCGCACCCGAACTTCGTCGTGCTGTTCGTGCTGCCGTTCATCGCGCTGAAGGCGTTCCAGATCGCGCGCGACGAACGCCCGGTGCGCAACGGCGTCGTGCTCGGCCTGCTCGTCGCGTGGCAGATCCTGCTCGGCGAGGAGCCGCTGGCGATCTTCGGGCTCACGTTCCTGGTGTTCGTGATCGCCTACCTGGTCCCGCACCGCGCCGAGGTCCGCGGCATGCTCGCGCCGCTGGCCAAGGGCGTCGGCCTCGGTGCCGTCGTGGCGCTGCTGATCGCGGGATTCCCGTTGTACTGGCAGTTCTTCGGGCCGCAGAGCTTCCATTCGCTGCTGCACGGCCCGGCCGGCAACGACACGGCGGCGTTCACCCGGTTCGCGACGCAGTCGATCGCCGGCTGGCCGGAGTCGGCCGCGGACGTCTCGATGAACCGCACCGAGGAGAACGCGTTCTTCGGCTGGCCGCTGATCGTGCTCGTGGTGGTGCTGACGATCTGGCTGTGGCGCGACGTCGTGGCGCGCGCGCTCGCGATCACCACGTACGTGCTGGCGTTCCTCTCGCTGGGCGTCGAGATCACGGTGGCGCACCAGGACACCGGCATCCCCGGGCTGTGGAAGTGGCTGGGGCAGCTGCCGTTGCTGGACTCGCTGCTCGAGTCCCGGCTCGCGATGGGCTGCATCCCGGCGGTCGGCGGGCTGCTGGCGATCGCGACGCACCGCGTCTGGACGGCCGCGGCCGAGCAGCCCGAACCCCTGGACGGCAAGCAGCGCTTCCCCCTGCGCCTGGTCTGGGTCGGCGCGGTGGTGGCGGTGCTGCTCCCGATCGCGCCGACGGAGCTGGTGACGCACGAGCGCCCGCTGTCGCCGCCGTTCTTCGCCGACGGCATCTGGCGCCAGTACATCGCCCCCGGCGGCTCGCTCGTGCCGGTGCCGCTGCCGAGCACCGGCGAAGCGGAACCGTTGCACTGGCAGGTGGACGCGGGCCTCGGCTACCCGATGCCCGAGGGCTACTTCGTCGGCCCGACGTCCGCGGAGGACCGCAGCGGCCGCTACGGCGCCGTTCCGCTCCCGACGTCGGACCTGTTCGCCGAGGTCGAGCGCACGGGCCAGACGGCGGAGGTCACCGAAGCCGACCGCACCCAGGCCCTGGTGGACCTGCGCAAGTGGAACGCCGACGTGCTGGTGGTCGGCCCGCGGCAGAACCAGGAAGCGCTCAAGTCCACTGTGGAACTGCTGCTGCGCAAGCCGGCGGAGTTCGTCGGCGGGGTCTGGGTCTGGGACGTCCGCGCGCTGACGGCGTAG
- a CDS encoding serpin family protein gives MATDSHLRFALAVHGALGAEGGNSCFSPYSVASALTLAALAARGATREELVALLGEPAAQAELLRAATQLVEEGRGAEPPEIAVANTLWAADSLPLEDGFKTELAGWPGANVESAPFGEDPERARALINEDVGRTTHGLIPQLLPPGSIDTGIAAVLVNALYLKAAWKLPFREANTTDAPFHAPSGTLDVPTMWLGENVGYAHTGGWQAVQLVAAGGLQAVVLLPDGDLAEAEASLDEAALTGLLGKIRSTRVELALPKVSLDVPSLLTGVLHGLGVRTMFTDRADLSGLSPDPRLAVSEVVHQAVLRVDEQGFEGAAATALTMRLTSMITSDPVAVTVDRPFLLLVRHAGTGALYFFARVVEP, from the coding sequence ATGGCCACGGACAGCCACCTCCGGTTCGCCCTCGCCGTCCATGGGGCCCTCGGCGCCGAGGGCGGGAACTCCTGTTTCTCGCCGTATTCGGTGGCCAGCGCGCTGACGCTGGCCGCGCTCGCCGCCCGGGGGGCCACCCGCGAGGAGCTGGTCGCCCTGCTCGGCGAGCCGGCCGCGCAGGCCGAGCTGCTGCGGGCGGCCACGCAGCTCGTCGAGGAGGGCCGGGGCGCCGAACCGCCCGAGATCGCCGTGGCCAACACGCTGTGGGCCGCCGACAGCCTCCCGCTCGAGGACGGCTTCAAGACCGAACTCGCGGGGTGGCCCGGGGCGAACGTCGAGAGCGCGCCGTTCGGGGAAGACCCCGAACGAGCCCGCGCCCTGATCAACGAGGACGTCGGGCGCACCACGCACGGCCTCATCCCGCAGCTGCTGCCGCCGGGCTCGATCGACACCGGCATCGCGGCCGTGCTGGTCAACGCGCTGTACCTGAAGGCCGCCTGGAAGCTGCCGTTCCGCGAGGCCAACACCACCGACGCGCCGTTCCACGCCCCGTCCGGCACCCTGGACGTGCCGACGATGTGGCTCGGGGAGAACGTCGGCTACGCGCACACCGGCGGCTGGCAGGCGGTGCAGCTGGTCGCGGCGGGTGGCCTGCAGGCCGTGGTGCTGCTGCCCGACGGCGACCTCGCCGAGGCGGAGGCGTCGCTCGACGAAGCGGCGCTCACCGGCCTGCTCGGCAAGATCCGCTCGACGCGCGTGGAGCTGGCGCTCCCCAAGGTCTCGCTCGACGTGCCCAGCTTGCTCACCGGCGTGCTGCACGGCCTGGGCGTGCGCACGATGTTCACCGACCGCGCCGACCTGAGCGGGCTCTCCCCGGACCCGCGGCTCGCGGTGTCCGAGGTGGTGCACCAGGCCGTGCTGCGGGTCGACGAGCAGGGTTTCGAGGGGGCCGCGGCGACGGCGTTGACCATGCGCCTCACCTCGATGATCACGTCCGACCCGGTCGCCGTGACGGTGGACCGGCCGTTCCTGCTGCTGGTCCGGCACGCCGGCACCGGCGCGCTCTACTTCTTCGCCAGGGTGGTCGAGCCGTGA